taagggcaagacaactggggttaagtgtcttgtccagcgtcatgcagctaggaagtgtctaaagccatatttgaacccaggtcctcctgactccaggcctggcactctagagTGGTACCTACTGCCCCTAGGGTAGTACCCTCTTTCACCCAATCTTGGCCTCCCAAGGGAATAAGGGAGAATGAGACCACTGGTTTAACCAAAGCACTCACCATTGGGGTAGCCAGACCCATAATCCATTTTCAGGTCCCCGAGGTCTTCCAGAAACTTCCATCTCTTCACAACCTGGTCCCGGGCaacctggaaaggtaggctggTTAAAGGTGGGTATGGTGCAGAGGACATCCCTCTTAtgggtacatagtaggcacttatctGGATTGGGGGAGTCCAGACAACAAGGTGGGAGGGGGACTGACCTTGGCACAAATGCTGGCAGCACTGACCACAGGGAAGAGGGAGTCTGCCTTGGGTCGAACAGTCACCTCCAGCTCTGGAAACCTCTCCTGAAGTTTTTGCTGGTACTTGTCAGCTGGCCCCACTGTATCCACAAACACCTATAAAAAGCAGGGGATGTGGGTGAGAGGCAGGGTAGCCCCAGGCAGCCCAACTTCCCCTACCCTGGATAGGTCCCACTAACCTGAGTGACCTTCACACCCTGATCCAGGGCCAACTGCACCAAAGCCATAGCAGTGTCGTGAGAAAGGGAGTTCAAGTTATACTTGGCCCTAAAAGGAAACATGTAGAGCCCAATCACACCTTGCCTGGCCCCACTCCTTATTAAGGGGCAAGCAAATATCCTCCTTAAGGACAGATACTTCAGGATCCCCATCACCCAATATGAGCCTTCCCCAGGATGAGTCTTTTGCAGCCTCATTTAtagttggaaaggacttcaaaCATCAGTCAATTACCATTTTATCCTGGGAGAAATCGAGGCCCACAAAGGGGTAGGAACTTATTCAGTCACCCATCTAGTGAGTAAGGGAGGGGAAACAATGTCATGGAGTGAATAGAGTACTTGAATTGGAGggaggaaaatctgagttcaaatcctgcttctgatatttactagctatatggtcCTGAGCAAAAAGACAGACAGAATCCCATGTTATTTATGCCTATGAGGtctcttttcagctctaaataggTGACCCTATGAGTCAAACTGAGGTCTTTTGAAGGCCTTACAAGTGTttcaaagtggggggggggggggtaccgACAGCTAGGtgtccaggcctggagtcaggaggccctaggttcaaatctggactcatttCCTAGCCATgcaaccctggtcaagtcactgaacctaactgcctagctcttatcactcttctgttgTAGAGCTAATAGTTAgtattgacagaaggtaagggtttaaaaaaatgttatcaggaaGGATTAGTCTTTTTCTTCTTGGCTCCACAGAGCAAAACGGGGTAAGAGAACTTGGAGTGGACAGAGGACTTGTCTGAGAGGCAgtaagaactgggttcaaattccaccgcagagaaaaaactatgggagtagaaacacaggagaaaaatatacaatttatcacttgtttgtatgggtatatgatttgggggttcggttttaaaagattactttgttgcaaaaataaataatatggaaataggtattgcatgataacatttgtataacccagtggaattgcttgtcagctccaggacaggggaggaagagaaaataaatcatataaccattgaaaatattttaaaagtttaaaaaatggaattttaaaaattcacctcAGAAACTTCAccatttgttttgcatgatttcacatatataatctagATCAAAGTGCTTGCCTTCTAAAGGAGGAGGGATGagaggaaggcagggagagaatttgaaactcaaaatctAAAAAGGaatctttttaaatgtaattgagaaatatttaatgaaataaaaacatcgGGGaaactttatagctgtgtgagcTTAGGGTAAATGGACATTTAACTTAACCTCTctacacctcagtttcctaatctgtaaaatgaaggaattggacttgatggcctctgtAGTCCCTTCCAGCTGTAAATCAATAATCCTTAATTGCCAAATATAGGGTCAATTAAGGAAGCACTTCCTATAACAATTAGAGTTATTCAAAAGAGAAATAGGCTGCCTCAGGCAGGGTTAAGTAGGTTCTACCCTATTGGAAGTAGACAAGCAAAGGATGGGTGACCACTCTATGCATGTCTGGAGGGGATTTGAGATGGGCTAGATGATCCCTGaggtccctttccagctctaagacACTGTGTCCTGCATTATAGTGTTCTTGGCACTATATACACCTGGTGTGGCACAGTCAATTTGCTGCCCACCCATGCACAGCCCTCACCGCCTCTGCATGCTGTTGGAGATGAGGTTCGGGGACAGAATGTCCAAGGCCCAGCCCACAAAGTCCCGAGCCTGGTCTAGCTTCCCAAAGAGTCTCTCCCTCTCGGCCTCTGACAGGGTctttgaatctggccaggagggaaagagaagaaatgtaagaagaggagACTAAGTGAGAAGTACACAATCCAGTCCTCTCCCTCGTCCACCCCAGACACTCCTCCAAAAGCCTCTGGGAAAGCCTTTTGGGCACAGTTTCAGTTCTGGACTCACCTGCCACCTTCAGGGCCTCCAGGTCGCCCAGTCTGGACAAGGGACAAAAGCAGATTCCATAGACCATGGGGCCTGGGGAAAGGTAAGAGCTGGGGTCAGATGCCTCCAGTTCCGGGATCCTGACTCCCCCGGCCCAGAACCAAGGCCAATTTCATGATCCCTTAACCTAACTGCCCTACAACCAGGGTCCACCTCCAGCTAAATTATCACCCCGGAGCCCGTCCTACCACGCCTGGGCAAGCCCCCAACCCAGATACACGCCCCTCCCCCCAAGCCCGTAGGCTCCATTCCGGGCCCCAACTCCACCCAGGACAGGCCCTCGGCCGGCCTCATCGATGCCCAGGCAGCAGTCCTCGGTGCGGCACAGCTCCGGCACCGGCGAACTCAGTCGGCAGCTGCCAGTGTTGTCCCGCTCAAAGTCTCCCAGATCCATGCCGGCAGCAAACGGCGTCGGACCTAAACTAGGAGAATCCGCAACTGCGCGGGTCCGGGCGCGCTCCCCGCCCCCGGAAATTTCCTAGCCAATCCTAAGCGTGCTGTTCTCGTCCTCTAGCTTTCTGGGAGTTGTAGTTCATTAACAAGAGCGCCACCTAGGCATGTGTCCGAGATCAAATAGAATTGTTAAGCATTGAAAAAGGTCTTGGAAAGACAGAAAACTAGAATTTCGGGACCTGGGAGAGACCTCAAAAACATCtggttcaactttttttttttaacgctTACTTTCTTTGTCTTGGAATAGATGCTAAGtgtcggttccaaggcagaagaacagtaagtcctaggcaattgaggttgaatgacttgcccagggtcatatagctaagatgtgtctgaggtcaaatttgaacttgggacatCTTGagatctgactctctatccattgaaccttCAGGTTGTTCCTTAACCTTTCGTCTTAAGCATGAATCTCCCCCTGGAATATCATCTAGCCTCTATCCATCTATAGAGCCTGACAAATAACTTTTTTTGACTATTGAGTAATTAAAGATCTCTAATGCCAAGGTATTAACTTCCCTGCTTAACACACATCAAGGCACTTACTTCCCTATTTAAAAAGTTCCAGTGATTCCCTGTTGTTTCTATTACAAAACTtctttagcatttaaagcccttcacaacccaACACCTATCTTTCCCAGCTTTTTCACACCTCCCCTCCATGCACTTCAGCCAAACTGACTTACTTTCTTCTGTTCCTCACTCATTTTCCCTGACTTTACACAGCCCCAAAATGCTCTTTCCAACTTCACTTTTTAGAATCCTTCCATTCACAACTCAGTTCCAACACTATCTTCTACACAAGATACTGCCAGAGCCCATAACTCTTTTTCCCTCTCGCCTGTGAATTAATCttgtatctatttttatatacacataaatatttcccacaatagaatgtaaggttcttgagaataaagactttcatttttttgtatttccagattttgcttaataaatgcttctcaaaaaaaaaacactattcataagcaaaggataaactatgggagtggaaacactgaggaaaagcaactgcctgaacacagcggttgaggggacatgacagaggagagactctaaatgaacactaatgcaaatattatcaacatagcaatgggttcaaatcaagaaaacatgtaatgcccagtggatttacaagtcggctatggggggtgggggggtgggggggaggaaaagaaaatgatctatgtctttaatgaataatgcttggaaatgatcaaataaaatataatttaaaaaataaatgcttctcaATTAAGCACTCAATTGGATTGGTCTAATACAACCATCTCATTTGACATGTGGAGAACCTGAGAACCAGATTGGGGAAAGGATTTTCATAGTGTCACAGAGATATTAAGTGCAACCAGGATTCTGGTCCAATTCTTTTGACTCCATCTCAGGCTGaccaatgttcttttcattgtatCTAATTTCTTTGTCCTGCCCTCCAGCCTCAAGAGGCCCTCCTAGAAACTAAGCCAAAATCTAAGAGAGCACTAGTATAGGATCATGCCCTCTCAGCAAACATTAT
This sequence is a window from Monodelphis domestica isolate mMonDom1 chromosome 3, mMonDom1.pri, whole genome shotgun sequence. Protein-coding genes within it:
- the RNASEH2A gene encoding ribonuclease H2 subunit A isoform X1; this encodes MDLGDFERDNTGSCRLSSPVPELCRTEDCCLGIDEAGRGPVLGPMVYGICFCPLSRLGDLEALKVADSKTLSEAERERLFGKLDQARDFVGWALDILSPNLISNSMQRRAKYNLNSLSHDTAMALVQLALDQGVKVTQVFVDTVGPADKYQQKLQERFPELEVTVRPKADSLFPVVSAASICAKVARDQVVKRWKFLEDLGDLKMDYGSGYPNDPKTKEWLSQCLDPVFGFPQFVRFSWSTAQLILDGRAVPVRWEDSEEEAGDPPAAGRGSSTPSLLSFFARRQTPTERQPHRFFHERGLETVADL
- the RNASEH2A gene encoding ribonuclease H2 subunit A isoform X2, which codes for MVYGICFCPLSRLGDLEALKVADSKTLSEAERERLFGKLDQARDFVGWALDILSPNLISNSMQRRAKYNLNSLSHDTAMALVQLALDQGVKVTQVFVDTVGPADKYQQKLQERFPELEVTVRPKADSLFPVVSAASICAKVARDQVVKRWKFLEDLGDLKMDYGSGYPNDPKTKEWLSQCLDPVFGFPQFVRFSWSTAQLILDGRAVPVRWEDSEEEAGDPPAAGRGSSTPSLLSFFARRQTPTERQPHRFFHERGLETVADL